From Camelina sativa cultivar DH55 chromosome 7, Cs, whole genome shotgun sequence, one genomic window encodes:
- the LOC104703999 gene encoding uncharacterized protein At3g60930, chloroplastic-like: MASTSEPVSSPEIEGEQLIRRTSNRKIPNSNRTQIGEPSRSVSEVQLPLIRCSAGASSSWSNPLAVTPVRHESAEPSEDVFLPEEERFVPLGLSIEDIDPVLDHAGRIGGDKTSSSAKTIKEMLNSCGLFNSGVTIVIPREDQRPWNPPEGYICLYEGYFAECRLTFPIPALISRYAHRRRMAICQFVPGAICNFVAALTLAAEVGFNIGVQCFEQLSSFKLSKSENFWEVNMRPQHNFLAGKKVSKFKQWANHYFFVRVDQYSFAEPLGFHRRVWNDNPDRPFFKSGLAPGYRSVRDALLSGNNRRWEFFSRIRVEKAMGKARTNFPSFASSLGRAAGPVEAHIVESSSLQIVRRDTQAAIQAEIEPTQDRTASITGDDPLLVASEGAGLQINEQDVPQLGAGSRKKKKKKTSKGKEIEVDLASEPQPTVNRKRSADDAGLESADQFRLKRRNNKTYQFAFDYFGSTPLTAAKINTLTQLYDRRVKTDKNLGSELEKVKECAEQIQAASRAKDDRIKELEALIVEKDCVITQSGLRIDELNSRVRTLEEEKSELLRIPDELKIKFDSEVRRLRRDRLEKVERTAKKAQSRLDTVKAFLLEQDTVVRPVEDLLNQAKGVEETVQYLIEKGAVIPEEQIAEINASKVKAEEAVSGPARLRASSLRNHGS, translated from the exons ATGGCGAGCACTTCAGAACCTGTGTCCTCACCAGAGATCGAAGGCGAACAACTAATTCGCCGTACGTCAAACCGAAAAATTCCCAACTCAAATCGCACGCAGATCGGGGAACCAAGTAGATCGGTCTCCGAAGTCCAACTGCCTTTGATTCGCTGTTCAGCCGGAGCCTCGTCTTCGTGGTCGAACCCTTTAGCTGTAACGCCAGTTCGTCATGAAAGCGCTGAACCGTCTGAAGACGTTTTTCTGCCAGAGGAAGAACGGTTCGTCCCCTTAGGACTCTCGATCGAAGATATCGATCCCGTGCTAGATCACGCAGGGCGAATTGGAGGTGACAAGACTTCGAGTTCGGCTAAAACCATCAAGGAAATGCTGAACTCGTGCGGTTTATTTAACAGCGGCGTTACGATCGTGATCCCGCGAGAAGATCAACGTCCATGGAATCCTCCAGAaggatatatatgtttatacgAAGGTTATTTCGCCGAATGTCGGCTGACGTTTCCAATCCCGGCGTTAATATCTCGCTATGCGCACAGACGCAGGATGGCGATCTGTCAGTTCGTTCCCGGAGCCATTTGCAATTTTGTTGCTGCTCTCACCCTAGCCGCCGAAGTCGGATTCAACATCGGAGTTCAGTGTTTTGAACAGCTGTCGAGCTTCAAATTATCAAAGAGCGAAAATTTCTGGGAAGTAAACATGAGACCACAGCATAACTTCCTGGCTGGCAAAAAAGTGAGCAAATTTAAGCAATGGGCGAACCATTACTTCTTCGTCCGAGTGGATCAATATTCGTTCGCAGAACCGCTGGGTTTTcatcggagagtgtggaatgaTAATCCTG ATCGCCCATTTTTCAAATCGGGTCTAGCTCCAGGTTATCGATCCGTCAGAGACGCCCTACTATCCGGGAACAATCGACGGTGGGAGTTCTTTTCTCGAATTCGAGTCGAAAAAGCAATGGGCAAAGCCAGGACGAACTTCCCCAGTTTTGCGAGTTCGCTAGGACGAGCTGCGGGACCCGTCGAAGCTCACATCGTTGAATCCAGTAGTCTCCAGATTGTTCGTCGGGACACTCAAGCGGCCATCCAAGCCGAAATCGAGCCCACGCAGGACCGAACTGCCA GTATCACGGGAGATGATCCTCTTCTGGTGGCTTCGGAGGGTGCTGGTCTTCAGATTAACGAACAAGATGTCCCTCAGCTTGGAGCTGgatcaaggaagaagaagaagaagaaaacgagcAAGGGGAAAGAGATCGAAGTTGATTTAGCCTCCGAACCTCAACCGACGGTCAACCGCAAGCGCTCAGCTGACGACGCCGGACTGGAATCCGCCGATCAATTCCGTCTGAAGAGAAGGAATAACAAGACATATCAATTTGCCTTTGACTATTTCGGCAGCACCCCTCTG ACTGCGGCCAAGATCAACACGCTGACCCAGTTGTATGATAGGCGAGTCAAAACCGACAAGAATTTAGGGTCCGAACTCGAGAAGGTGAAGGAATGCGCGGAACAGATCCAAGCAGCCAGCAGGGCCAAAGATGACAGAATCAAGGAGCTTGAAGCCCTTATAGTCGAAAAGGATTGTGTCATCACTCAATCCGGACTGAGGATCGACGAACTGAATTCAAGAGTGCGTactcttgaagaagagaagtccGAACTGCTAAGGATACCAGACGAGCTGAAAATCAAATTTGACTCCGAGGTCAGGAGACTTCGGCGAGATCGTCTCGAAAAAGTGGAGCGAACTGCAAAGAAAGCTCAATCTCGACTAGACACAGTGAAGGCCTTTCTACTCGAACAAGATACTGTAGTTCGACCAGTGGAGGATCTGCTGAACCAAGCCAAAGGGGTAGAGGAAACGGTACAATATTTGATTGAGAAAGGGGCCGTTATCCCGGAAGAGCAAATCGCAGAGATCAACGCGAGCAAGGTCAAGGCTGAGGAAGCTGTCTCCGGACCAGCTCGGCTTCGGGCTTCTTCACTCCGGAACCATGGCTCCTGA
- the LOC104703998 gene encoding uncharacterized protein LOC104703998: MSSSSSSVESPLVGNDVPTFSNTEAIERGMAYYPNIRAPWMLMFRVKPEERRDLEECLHEIEDRHTEYRDRLAASEQVQRELLLKLEMLESHPKDWIENGFDRIAALPPCLIAYCNECRRESDRKPTHVDPALIGDFIPGNVKPFYINKRSNDAELAEAETFFRQIEGAHQELSQDLQYFHMKRNRIDRQLKTLESKIAILKAKRKRTTDLLDESEQKARALETRPEDWEKTGLQLVWPMPKRLKTSVREIAANSALVRN; encoded by the exons ATGTCGAGCTCTAGTAGTAGCGTGGAATCCCCGCTAGTCGGGAACGATGTCCCGACGTTCTCGAATACCGAAGCAATCGAAAGAGGGATGGCCTACTACCCGAACATCCGAGCTCCTTGGATGCTGATGTTCCGCGTTAAGCCGGAAGAAAGGCGCGATCTGGAAGAATGTCTCCATGAGATAGAAGACCGCCATACGGAGTATCGTGATCGTCTTGCTGCATCAGAGCAAGTGCAACGTGAACTTCTACTCAAActtgagatgcttgaatccCACCCAAAAGATTGGATCGAGAATGGGTTCGACAGAATAGCAGCTTTGCCACCATGTCTCATTGCGTACTGCAACGAATGCCGAAGGGAATCAGATCGGAAACCGACGCACGTGGACCCTGCCCTGATTGGCGACTTCATTCCAGGCAACGTCAAGCCGTTTTACATTAACAAGCGTTCTAACGATGCCGAACTTGCTGAGGCTGAAACCTTTTTTCGTCAG ATTGAAGGCGCGCATCAAGAATTGAGTCAAGATCTTCAATACTTTCATATGAAAAGAAACAGGATTGACCGCCAACTGAAGACGCTGGAATCCAAAATTGCCATACTCAAGGCAAAAAGGAAGAGGACTACCGACTTGCTCGATGAATCCGAACAGAAGGCCAGGGCATTGGAGACTCGCCCCGAGGATTGGGAGAAGACTGGGTTGCAATTAGTGTGGCCGATGCCGAAACGACTCAAGACGAGTGTTCGTGAGATAGCCGCGAATAGCGCATTAGTTCGGAATtaa
- the LOC104703995 gene encoding uncharacterized protein At1g76660-like, with protein sequence MRSGASGGNNVLDTINAAASAIASSDDRLLQSSPIHKKRKWWSRWSLLKCFRSSRQRNRIGNSVLVPEPVSISSNSTSNSGYRSVITTLPFIAPPSSPASFFQSEPPSATQSPVGILSFSPLPCNNRPSIFAIGPYAHEPQLVSPPVFSTYTTEPSSAPITPPLLDDSSIYLTTTTPSSPEVPFAQLFNSNHQDCHNKFPMSSSYEFQFYQLPPGSPLVGQLISPSSVVSGSGPTSPFPDGETALFPHFQVSDPPIPLSPGTLHCPKKTVTKEQKTVRPHKPVSFDLDADHVIRCVDQKLRTTFPEASSTSSSDPEAMNHSSLGSNKEFNFGTDEKHLTVDEHRSSPKNSNDWSFFPVMQSGTLS encoded by the exons atgagaagCGGTGCTAGTGGTGGAAACAACGTGTTGGATACTATTAACGCTGCTGCTTCAGCTATCGCTTCCTCTGATGAtcgtcttcttcaatcttctccgATTCAT aagaagagaaaatggtGGAGTCGATGGAGTCTGTTGAAATGTTTCAGATCTTCGAGACAAAGAAACCGAATAGGAAACTCGGTTCTTGTTCCTGAACCGGTATCAATCTCATCAAATTCAACATCTAATTCCGGTTATCGTTCGGTTATCACAACACTTCCTTTTATAGCACCACCTTCATCTCCAGCTTCGTTTTTCCAATCAGAACCACCTTCAGCTACACAGTCACCCGTTGGGATCCTCTCTTTTAGTCCTTTGCCATGTAACAACCGTCCTTCGATCTTCGCCATTGGACCTTACGCTCACGAACCTCAATTGGTTTCTCCTCCGGTTTTCTCAACTTACACTACTGAACCATCTTCAGCTCCCATCACACCTCCTCTTCTTGATGACTCATCTATCTACTTAACCACTACAACACCTTCTTCACCCGAAGTGCCTTTCGCTCAGCTGTTTAACTCCAACCATCAAGACTGTCATAATAAGTTCCCAATGTCGTCTAGTTATGAGTTTCAGTTTTACCAACTTCCTCCTGGTAGTCCACTTGTTGGTCAGCTTATTTCCCCTAGCTCTGTTGTGTCCGGTTCTGGTCCAACTTCTCCTTTCCCCGATGGAGAAACCGCGCTGTTCCCTCACTTTCAAGTCTCTGATCCTCCGATACCGTTGAGTCCTGGTACATTGCATTGTCCAAAGAAGACTGTTACAAAAGAGCAGAAGACTGTGAGACCGCATAAACCGGTTTCGTTCGATCTTGACGCGGATCATGTCATTAGATGCGTGGATCAGAAGCTAAGAACAACGTTCCCTGAAGCATCATCTACATCATCATCGGATCCAGAAGCAATGAATCATTCCTCTCTCGGGTCGAATAAGGAGTTCAATTTTGGCACGGATGAGAAACACTTGACCGTTGATGAACATAGATCTTCGCCGAAGAACAGCAACGATTGGTCTTTCTTCCCTGTGATGCAATCAGGTACACTTAGCTAA